Proteins co-encoded in one Apteryx mantelli isolate bAptMan1 chromosome 4, bAptMan1.hap1, whole genome shotgun sequence genomic window:
- the PCNX4 gene encoding pecanex-like protein 4, whose protein sequence is MGPDVPLLNDYKQEFFLKRFPQTVLGGPRFKLGYCAPPYIYVNQIILFLTPWVLGGVGTLLYQLDIMKDYFTAALSGGLMFVTALILQMTNLYAKQKTVTVERMQIQNTLTDEDEFEFSSCVGSETVKFIIPGKKYITNTVFHSLLAGVLCGLGTWYLLPNRLTLLYSNIGGTVIVFVFGWVTICIGEYSLIINTATETATFQALDTYEITALMRPFYIFVFIAVDLAHRFAVNTPVLEQTNQILHIIFLFLPVLWAMGILPPLDALFLWGMEQLLEFGLGGSPLSSNTKLLVMFLISAGTAIASYFIPSTLGVILFMTGCGFILSLNLSEIGFAFKHTMISHLASSKSKNMHRGLRIQFGWREFIFYLTVLTFALIEASLLHQFAGFSSFSKASPQAVASYILMILLILMWLLREIQRVYLFGIFRNPFYPKDIRTVTVFMEKQRRLMKVGVVRRILLTLVSPFAMIAFLSLDRSLQNLHSVSVCIGFTRIFRMVWQNTENALLDIVVVSITQILVFNPDVWWNRSLDTGIRLLLVGILRDRLLQFVSKLQFAIAILLTSWTEKKQRRKSTATLITLNIVFFPILLTFIAISALLSSPLLPLFTLPVFLIGFPRPIRSWPGPAGATACVCSDTVYYQQMVPSLAVALQSALAAGSLGLSLPGSHYLCRFQDRLMWILVLEKGFTYCGVNIKGLELQETSCHAAEAHRVDEIFEMAFEHQEHTKIVSLNHHFGNILTPCTVLPVRLYSDARSVLSGIIDSHENLKHLKDDFIKVLVWMLVQYCYKKSKKWENLDSADKNKKGSFPENQHSSAVERSRPLRDEDSFSVDTIEDWTDDSDIFDLEPNGRVKDRKETRQLGITPKTHLSIPGSVETQNRDVLQEMSPEDKLYRAVVLGLPAVDKGKQREVLPLVEFSCSYSELLSIPAEWRTAPVPMSKVNEMRQRFPEEWYHFILSQLDFFHLKEKPSNLLEDLMKDKALKDLYIRGVLSCCFGLFGLDNTVPAPSHVFRAYTGGIPWSVGLDWLTSKPELFQLALKAFRYTFKLMVDKASLGPVENFKELVNYLEEYENDWYIGLVSDHEWQQAVLQEKPYLFSLGHDPNMGIYTGRVLTLQELLVQVGKLNDEAVRGQWANLSWELLYATNDDEERYSIQAHPVLLRNLTVQAADPPLGYPVYSSELLHVPLF, encoded by the exons ATGGGTCCAGATGTACCCCTGCTGAATGATTACAAACAGGAGTTCTTCTTGAAGCGCTTTCCGCAGACTGTGCTGGGAGGTCCCCGCTTTAAATTAGGCTATTGTGCCCCTCCTTACATATATGTGAATCAGATTATTCTTTTCTTGACACCATGGGTTTTGGGAGGAGTAGGAACACTTTTGTACCAATTGGACATTATGAAAGACTATTTTACTGCAGCACTTTCAGGAGGACTGATGTTTGTTACTGCGCTTATTCTCCAAATGACAAATCTGTATGCAAAACAGAAGACAGTGACAGTAGAAAGAATGCAAATTCAGAATACCCTAACAGATGAAGATGAGTTTGAATTTTCCAGCTGTGTAGGTTCAGAGACAGTAAAATTTATTATTCCTGGCAAGAAGTATATAACCAACACTGTGTTTCATTCTCTTCTGGCAGGGGTATTGTGTGGGCTGGGAACTTGGTATTTGCTGCCAAACCGATTAACTTTGCTCTATAGTAATATTGGAGGAACTGTTATCGTTTTTGTATTTGGATGGGTGACTATATGTATAGGAGAGTATTCATTAATTATAAATACAGCTACTGAAACGGCTACTTTCCAAGCACTGGATACTTACGAAATTACTGCTCTGATGAGACCTTTctatatttttgtctttattgcAGTGGATCTTGCACACAG GTTTGCTGTCAACACACCTGTTCTAGAACAGACGAACCAGATTTTGCAcatcatatttctttttctgccagTCTTATGGGCAATGGGAATTCTGCCCCCGCTTGATGCACTTTTTCTATGGGGAATGGAACAACTGTTGGAGTTTGGACTAGGAGGTTCACCTCTGTCAAGTAACACAAA GTTATTAGTAATGTTTCTCATTTCTGCTGGAACAGCAATAGCATCGTATTTCATTCCCAGCACTCTCGGTGTGATCCTCTTCATGACTGGATGTGGGTTCATACTGAGTCTTAACCTAAGTGAGATTGGTTTTGCCTTCAAACACACCATGATCAGCCACTTAGCCTCCAGCAAGTCTAAAAATATGCACAGAGGTCTTAGAATACAGTTTGGGTGGagggaatttattttttatttgaccGTACTGACATTCGCTCTCATAGAAGCTAGCCTGCTGCATCAATTTGCTggtttttcatctttttccaaagccagTCCTCAGGCTGTAGCAAGTTACATTCTGATGATATTACTCATACTTATGTGGCTTCTTAGAGAGATTCAGAGAGTGTACTTGTTTGGAATCTTCCGAAACCCCTTTTATCCAAAGGATATCAGGACTGTGACTGTGTTCATGGAGAAGCAAAGAAGGCTAATGAAAGTTGGTGTTGTCAGGAGGATTTTACTAACACTAG TGTCTCCATTTGCTATGATAGCGTTCTTGTCACTTGACCGCTCCCTACAAAATCTtcattctgtgtctgtttgcattgGATTCACAAGAATATTTAGGATG GTCTGGCAGAATACAGAGAATGCTCTACTGGACATAGTGGTTGTGTCAATAACACAAATATTGGTGTTTAATCCGGACGTATGGTGGAACAGGAGCCTTGATACAGGAATCAGACTCTTGCTG GTCGGTATCCTACGGGATCGACTACTTCAGTTTGTCTCAAAACTGCAGTTTGCCATAGCCATTCTTCTGACATCGTGGACGGAGAAAAAACAGCGTCGGAAATCTACCGCCACCTTAATCACACTCAACATAGTTTTCTTCCCGATCCTGTTGACCTTCATTGCCATCTCTGCActactttcttctcctttgttGCCACTCTTCACGCTACCAGTGTTTTTGATAGGCTTTCCGAGGCCTATCCGAAGCTGGCCGGGACCTGCGGGCGCTACAGCGTGTGTTTGCTCTGATACGGTGTACTATCAGCAGATGGTTCCAAGCCTGGCTGTTGCTCTTCAGTCTGCGTTAGCAGCTGGTAGCCTAG GTCTCTCTCTACCCGGATCACATTACTTATGCCGTTTTCAGGACAGACTGATGTGGATATTGGTGCTAGAAAAGGGCTTCACTTACTGTGGTGTTAATATTAAG GGACTAGAATTGCAGGAAACATCCTGTCATGCTGCTGAAGCTCACAGAGTTGATGAGATTTTTGAAATGGCCTTTGAACATCAGGAGCACACAAAGATTGTCTCTCTTAATCACCATTTTGGAAACATTTTGACTCCTTGTACTGTTCTACCTGTGAGACTGTATTCAGATGCCAGAAGTGTGTTGTCTGGAATAATTGACTCTCATGAAAATTTAAAGCATCTGAAAGATGATTTCATTAAAGTGCTTGTATGGATGCTTGTTCAGTATTGCtataaaaaatcaaaaaagtggGAAAACCTGGACAGTGCAGACAAGAACAAAAAAGGATCATTTCCAGAAAATCAGCATAGCAGTGCAGTAGAAAGATCCAGGCCTCTGAGGGATGAAGATAGCTTTAGTGTTGATACGATTGAGGACTGGACTGATGATAGTGACATTTTTGATCTTGAACCCAATGGCAGAGTGAAAGATAGAAAAGAAACCAGGCAGTTGGGAATTACACCAAAAACACATTTGTCTATTCCAGGGTCTGTAGAAACACAGAATCGAGATGTCCTACAAGAAATGTCACCAGAAGATAAATTATACAGGGCTGTTGTGCTTGGGCTTCCTGCTGTAGACAAAGGAAAACAGCGAGAAGTTTTACCTCTGGTTGAATTTAGTTGCTCCTACTCAGAGCTATTAAGCATCCCTGCAGAATGGAGAACAGCCCCGGTACCTATGTCCAAAGTCAATGAAATGAGGCAGAGATTTCCAGAAGAATGGTACCACTTCATTTTGAGTCAGCTGGACttttttcatctgaaagaaaAGCCTTCCAACTTACTTGAAGACCTTATGAAAGATAAAGCTTTGAAAGATTTATACATCCGTGGTGTCTTGTCATGTTGTTTTGGTCTGTTTGGACTGGATAACACCGTGCCTGCCCCGAGCCACGTGTTCAGAGCGTACACCGGTGGTATTCCGTGGTCTGTTGGTCTGGATTGGCTAACCAGCAAACCAGAGCTATTCCAACTTGCATTAAAAGCATTCAG ATACACTTTCAAACTTATGGTTGACAAAGCAAGTCTGGGTCCAGTTGAGAACTTCAAAGAGCTAGTTAACTATCTGGAAGAATATGAAAATGATTGGTACATTGGACTAGTGTCAGATCATGAGTGGCAGCAAGCAGTTCTTCAGGAAAAGCCGTACCTTTTTTCTTTGGGGCACGATCCAAACATG GGAATTTATACTGGGCGAGTGCTCACTCTTCAGGAATTGTTAGTACAAGTGGGAAAACTTAATGACGAAGCTGTCCGAGGTCAGTGGGCAAATCTGTCCTGGGAGCTGCTGTATGCTACCAATGATGATGAAGAACGCTACAGTATCCAGGCACACCCCGTTCTTCTCCGAAACCTTACTGTGCAAGCTGCAGACCCGCCTCTCGGCTACCCTGTTTACTCATCTGAACTTCTGCATGTGCCTTTGTTCTAG